In the candidate division KSB1 bacterium genome, one interval contains:
- the dgt gene encoding dNTP triphosphohydrolase, which translates to MASLHFRTREELEAIEERTLAPYASLSRGAGASRVHQEPEHPYRTAFQRDRDRIVHSRAFRRLKHKRQVFLTDSGDHYRTRITHTMEVSQLARTLARALGLNEDLTEAIALGHDLGHTPFGHIGETVLHRIMTGQDLLDGLLDGKDLGGFKHNYQSLRVVDQIEMKYAWPGLNLTAPVREGILKHTGLLRGAVRYPEMKLEGLHYDCDFPVSLEGQVVAICDEIAQRTHDLEDGLRAGFVALERIREVQLVREVEAERGLGPLLKGNPFLYRNQIIRALIEALVTDVLQETLRRLQDYVRRKGMRREFDEEIVAFSARMDPLQAELDEFIDREIIYTATIFRADDEAVALLRHLFRSYLEDPGRLPDYVLERVPQPDRVPESRTSSGPTSGSEERKRLARVVCDHVAGMTDNFALGEAIRLGYSGTLRWLRRTETPASGEPDREDT; encoded by the coding sequence ATGGCCAGCTTGCATTTTCGGACCCGCGAAGAGCTGGAGGCGATTGAGGAACGCACCCTGGCTCCCTACGCTTCCCTTAGCCGGGGGGCGGGGGCCAGTCGGGTGCACCAGGAGCCGGAGCATCCATATCGAACCGCTTTCCAACGAGATCGGGACCGCATTGTGCACTCTCGTGCCTTCCGCCGGCTGAAGCACAAGCGGCAGGTTTTCCTGACGGACAGCGGCGACCACTACCGGACGCGCATCACCCACACGATGGAGGTCTCGCAACTGGCGCGTACATTGGCCCGCGCCCTTGGCCTCAACGAAGACCTCACCGAAGCCATTGCCCTCGGCCATGACCTCGGGCATACCCCCTTTGGACACATCGGCGAAACGGTTCTCCACCGGATCATGACCGGGCAGGATCTCCTGGACGGTCTCCTCGACGGAAAAGACCTCGGAGGCTTCAAACACAACTACCAGAGCCTTCGGGTGGTCGATCAGATCGAGATGAAATACGCTTGGCCGGGGCTAAACCTTACCGCTCCCGTGCGCGAAGGGATCCTGAAGCACACGGGTCTCTTGCGGGGCGCGGTCCGCTACCCCGAAATGAAGCTCGAAGGCTTGCACTACGACTGCGACTTTCCCGTCTCCCTGGAGGGACAGGTCGTGGCCATCTGTGACGAAATAGCCCAGCGCACGCACGATCTCGAGGATGGCCTGAGGGCTGGGTTCGTTGCCCTTGAGCGGATCCGGGAGGTCCAGCTGGTCCGGGAAGTGGAAGCCGAACGCGGTCTCGGCCCCTTGCTGAAAGGGAACCCCTTCCTCTACCGGAACCAAATCATCCGGGCGCTGATTGAGGCACTGGTGACCGACGTGCTCCAAGAGACCCTTCGCCGCCTCCAGGACTATGTCCGTCGGAAAGGCATGCGTCGCGAATTCGACGAAGAGATCGTGGCCTTCAGCGCTCGAATGGATCCCCTGCAGGCGGAGCTCGACGAGTTCATCGACAGGGAAATCATCTACACGGCGACCATCTTCCGCGCGGACGACGAAGCGGTGGCCTTGCTGCGCCACCTGTTCCGATCGTACCTCGAGGACCCGGGGCGTCTGCCCGACTACGTTCTCGAGCGGGTCCCGCAGCCAGACCGGGTGCCAGAAAGCCGAACAAGCTCCGGCCCAACCTCAGGATCGGAGGAGCGAAAGCGTCTGGCACGCGTCGTCTGCGACCACGTGGCGGGAATGACGGACAACTTCGCCCTCGGCGAAGCTATTCGGTTGGGCTACTCGGGCACACTGCGCTGGCTCCGCCGCACGGAGACTCCGGCTTCTGGGGAGCCGGACCGGGAAGACACATAG
- a CDS encoding DUF2520 domain-containing protein, with amino-acid sequence MVEKVLAEAARESLRQLLGKTAVIGLGRVGRAWSDLLRRVGVPLLLYDIEPERIDRLTKGLAPGAEGSTPKEIARKAETVFLTVADDQIRAAAEALAEHSPRFRLAVHMSGARSAEELGPLAELGVPVGSLHPIQTFRGAEEEWRLFLGGGFAIEGDSRALAMTQRIVELLGGRAVRVATRDKALYHAACVVASNFLVCLWNLVERLCLEAGLTPGEARSLLGPLAERTVENLLAAGPLLSLTGPYARGDGETVRRHVEVLNRSVGAQERELYFVLATHTVQLACDAGYLTPPRRERLLEVLRHLDVPGAQEMEQPFRLSPED; translated from the coding sequence GTGGTGGAAAAGGTCCTCGCGGAAGCAGCACGAGAGTCGTTGCGCCAGCTTTTGGGGAAGACGGCGGTGATCGGTCTGGGACGTGTAGGGAGGGCCTGGTCCGATCTTCTGCGCCGCGTCGGTGTTCCCCTCCTGCTCTACGACATCGAGCCCGAAAGAATCGATCGCCTGACCAAGGGCTTGGCGCCGGGAGCTGAGGGCTCCACCCCGAAAGAGATCGCCCGAAAGGCGGAGACCGTCTTTCTCACCGTGGCGGATGATCAGATTCGAGCGGCGGCAGAAGCACTGGCCGAGCATTCCCCACGCTTCCGGCTTGCGGTTCACATGAGCGGGGCGCGCTCGGCAGAGGAACTCGGACCGCTTGCCGAGTTGGGCGTCCCGGTAGGGTCCCTGCACCCTATCCAGACGTTCCGGGGTGCGGAAGAGGAATGGCGCTTGTTCCTTGGCGGCGGTTTCGCGATCGAGGGGGACTCGAGGGCGCTGGCCATGACCCAGCGCATTGTGGAGCTCCTCGGGGGGCGAGCTGTCCGCGTAGCCACTCGCGATAAGGCGCTCTACCACGCAGCCTGTGTCGTCGCCTCCAATTTTCTCGTCTGCCTGTGGAATTTGGTGGAGCGCTTATGTTTGGAAGCCGGCCTCACACCGGGAGAGGCGCGCTCCCTGCTGGGACCGCTCGCGGAACGCACCGTAGAGAACCTTCTGGCTGCCGGTCCCCTGCTTTCATTGACGGGCCCGTACGCACGGGGCGACGGGGAGACTGTGCGCCGGCACGTAGAGGTACTGAACCGCAGCGTTGGGGCACAAGAAAGGGAGCTTTATTTCGTGCTCGCTACCCATACTGTGCAGCTGGCGTGCGACGCGGGGTATCTGACGCCACCACGGCGGGAGCGCCTGCTGGAAGTGCTACGCCACCTGGACGTCCCGGGGGCTCAGGAGATGGAACAGCCCTTTCGACTGAGCCCAGAAGATTGA
- the amrB gene encoding AmmeMemoRadiSam system protein B — MLVEGADSEVVREPAVAGAFYPDSAVLLQRTVTELLENANPPKVPGEVVGLACPHAGYQYSGFVAAHGYKTIQGRSYDVAVILAPSHQEYFRGASVFPGRGYATPLGIAEVDRELAHRLAHASENAQLSWFGHRSEHSLEVQLPFLQVVQPDLKIVPVVIGEYDREFCEEFGQALAQVLSGRKALLVASTDLYHGYSYDDCVAIDDATLGRVLDWDAAGLCEGLESGRYQACGGGPLVVTMVAARELGANRVHIVARTNSADVVGERGGWTVGYAAIVFSAVQGMS; from the coding sequence ATGCTTGTGGAAGGTGCGGACAGCGAGGTCGTTCGCGAGCCGGCCGTAGCGGGCGCATTTTACCCCGATTCTGCGGTTCTTCTTCAGCGGACGGTCACGGAACTTCTGGAGAACGCGAATCCCCCGAAAGTGCCGGGCGAAGTAGTGGGGCTGGCCTGCCCCCACGCGGGCTATCAGTACTCAGGCTTTGTAGCCGCGCACGGCTACAAGACGATCCAGGGTCGGTCGTACGACGTAGCGGTGATTCTGGCGCCGAGCCATCAGGAGTATTTTCGAGGCGCCTCGGTCTTTCCGGGACGGGGCTACGCCACACCCCTCGGCATAGCGGAAGTGGATCGGGAGTTGGCCCACCGGTTGGCGCACGCCTCAGAGAACGCGCAGCTGAGCTGGTTCGGGCACCGGAGCGAGCACTCCCTCGAGGTCCAGCTTCCCTTCCTCCAGGTAGTTCAGCCCGACCTGAAGATCGTGCCCGTAGTGATCGGCGAATATGACCGCGAATTCTGTGAGGAATTTGGTCAGGCCCTGGCACAGGTCCTGTCCGGACGGAAAGCCCTCCTTGTGGCCAGTACCGACCTCTACCATGGTTACTCCTACGATGACTGCGTTGCCATCGATGACGCAACCCTTGGTCGAGTGCTCGATTGGGATGCGGCAGGGCTGTGCGAGGGGCTGGAGAGTGGACGGTATCAGGCCTGCGGGGGCGGTCCTCTGGTGGTGACAATGGTTGCCGCGCGAGAGCTCGGCGCCAACCGGGTGCACATAGTGGCCCGCACGAATTCGGCCGACGTAGTCGGTGAACGCGGGGGTTGGACGGTCGGGTACGCGGCCATTGTCTTCAGCGCCGTGCAAGGCATGAGCTGA
- a CDS encoding histidinol-phosphatase, with protein MELINLHVHTWRCRHARGTASEMAKAATARGLRVLGFAEHAPLAPELDGWHMPRSEFPAYVAEVEEARARHSELEILLGLEVDYLPGVQGLVEEFCAQPCIDYVIGSVHYIDGWNFDSEEGRWEWDVRDRAAAYRRYYQLVRELARGGGFEIVGHLDLPKKFGYRMPPEVWDEVEQTLQVIRQEGLALELNTAGLRVEVGEAYPETRILRRAAELGIPLTLGTDAHDPQHVASDLDWAIRQLADVGCREVVYFRKRSPVVVPLQRMLA; from the coding sequence GTGGAATTGATTAATCTTCATGTTCACACCTGGCGTTGCAGGCACGCTCGCGGGACAGCTTCGGAGATGGCAAAGGCGGCGACGGCCAGGGGCCTGCGCGTACTGGGATTCGCAGAACATGCCCCGCTTGCGCCCGAGCTCGACGGGTGGCACATGCCTCGTTCCGAATTCCCCGCCTACGTGGCCGAAGTGGAGGAGGCAAGGGCTCGCCATTCTGAACTGGAAATCTTGCTCGGGCTGGAGGTGGACTATCTGCCGGGAGTCCAGGGGCTGGTTGAGGAGTTCTGCGCTCAGCCTTGCATTGACTACGTCATTGGCTCCGTCCATTACATCGACGGATGGAACTTCGATTCTGAGGAGGGGCGTTGGGAGTGGGATGTACGCGATCGCGCCGCGGCCTACCGGCGTTATTACCAGCTAGTGCGGGAACTCGCGCGGGGGGGCGGGTTCGAGATCGTAGGCCATCTGGACCTGCCCAAGAAGTTCGGGTATCGGATGCCGCCTGAGGTTTGGGACGAGGTGGAACAGACGCTCCAGGTCATCAGGCAGGAAGGACTCGCCCTGGAGCTGAACACCGCGGGTCTGCGGGTGGAGGTCGGTGAAGCGTACCCGGAGACCCGGATCCTGCGGCGGGCCGCAGAGTTAGGGATTCCCCTGACGCTGGGTACCGACGCCCACGATCCGCAGCACGTAGCCTCGGACCTCGACTGGGCTATCCGCCAGCTGGCTGATGTGGGCTGCAGGGAGGTTGTGTACTTCAGGAAGAGAAGCCCTGTGGTGGTCCCTCTCCAGAGGATGCTTGCGTGA